A stretch of Acidovorax sp. RAC01 DNA encodes these proteins:
- a CDS encoding alpha/beta fold hydrolase, protein MSPTSRYATCAGYEIHYTEWGAADAPVVIAWHGLARTGRDMDELAAHLAPRYRVICPDTLGRGLSQWARQPAQEYQLSFYARIAADLFDQLGIEHAHWVGTSMGGAIGTVCAAGLAEPRLKGRIRSLVLNDNAPQLAQAAIERIKAYAGTPPAFATVAELEAFFRQVYQPYGWLSDAQWRRLTETSTRRLPDGRVTPHYDPAMVQQFTHHADDYLIWQHYDTLDIPVLCLRGADSDLVLRETTAEMLTRGPGARGLVRVVEVPGCGHAPALNVPEHFALVESAWAALECVAG, encoded by the coding sequence ATGAGCCCCACCTCACGCTACGCCACCTGCGCCGGCTACGAAATCCACTACACCGAATGGGGTGCTGCCGATGCGCCGGTGGTGATCGCCTGGCACGGTCTGGCGCGCACCGGCCGCGACATGGACGAACTGGCCGCCCACCTGGCGCCGCGCTACCGCGTCATCTGCCCCGACACCCTCGGGCGTGGCCTGAGCCAGTGGGCACGCCAGCCGGCGCAGGAATACCAGTTGTCCTTCTACGCCCGCATTGCGGCCGACCTGTTTGACCAGCTGGGCATCGAACACGCGCACTGGGTAGGCACATCCATGGGCGGAGCCATTGGCACCGTGTGCGCTGCAGGCCTGGCCGAGCCGCGCCTCAAAGGGCGCATCCGCAGCCTGGTGCTGAACGACAACGCGCCGCAACTGGCCCAGGCCGCCATCGAGCGCATCAAGGCCTACGCGGGCACGCCACCTGCGTTTGCCACGGTGGCCGAGCTGGAGGCGTTCTTCCGGCAGGTGTACCAGCCGTATGGCTGGCTGAGCGACGCGCAATGGCGCCGGCTGACGGAAACATCCACCCGCCGCCTGCCGGACGGCCGCGTGACGCCGCATTACGACCCCGCCATGGTCCAGCAGTTCACCCACCATGCCGACGACTACCTGATCTGGCAGCACTACGACACGCTGGACATCCCCGTGCTGTGCCTGCGCGGTGCCGACTCTGACCTGGTGCTGCGCGAGACCACCGCCGAGATGCTGACGCGCGGCCCCGGAGCGCGCGGCCTGGTCCGCGTGGTGGAGGTGCCCGGTTGCGGCCATGCTCCGGCCCTGAATGTGCCCGAGCATTTCGCGCTGGTCGAGAGCGCCTGGGCTGCGCTGGAGTGTGTGGCGGGGTAA